The Acidaminococcales bacterium genome contains a region encoding:
- the sppA gene encoding signal peptide peptidase SppA: MRKLLMLIGFVSLISFLAKPFFSEGTAAENGKYIAVIRIQGTLYGTAADSITGRLGGAEEIMRQIIEAGKDPSVAAVLFRIDSPGGSVTAAEEIAREISKLKGRGKPIVTSMGDIAASAGYWLASCSDYIVANSSTLTGSIGVYIPYTNFEELYKKIGISSERVKSGRHKDMLAPERPMTDEERRMLQAMVDEMYAGFVRQISEGRGLPEDEVRALADGRIYTGHQAKELRLVDEIGNYYDALAIAAQRAGLEGEPRVKTYDRPISWRDILQLGLLREAAFFMRDLAYEFMAAKGAES, encoded by the coding sequence ATGCGCAAATTATTGATGCTGATCGGCTTTGTTTCATTAATCAGCTTTTTGGCAAAACCGTTTTTTTCGGAGGGCACAGCGGCGGAAAACGGCAAGTATATAGCGGTGATCCGCATACAAGGGACGCTCTACGGCACGGCTGCGGACAGCATAACCGGCAGGCTCGGAGGGGCGGAGGAAATAATGCGCCAGATCATTGAAGCCGGAAAAGACCCTTCCGTGGCGGCAGTGCTTTTCCGTATTGACAGCCCGGGCGGAAGCGTAACGGCGGCGGAGGAAATTGCCCGGGAAATAAGCAAGCTCAAAGGCCGGGGAAAGCCAATCGTTACATCCATGGGCGACATTGCCGCTTCCGCCGGTTATTGGCTGGCAAGCTGCTCCGATTACATAGTCGCCAACTCTTCCACGCTGACCGGCAGCATCGGGGTGTATATCCCTTACACTAATTTTGAAGAACTCTACAAAAAAATAGGCATCTCCTCCGAACGCGTCAAAAGCGGCCGGCACAAGGACATGCTGGCGCCGGAGCGGCCGATGACGGACGAGGAACGGAGAATGCTCCAGGCTATGGTTGATGAAATGTACGCCGGGTTTGTCCGGCAGATAAGCGAAGGCCGCGGCCTGCCGGAAGACGAAGTCCGCGCCCTGGCGGACGGCCGGATATACACCGGCCACCAGGCCAAAGAGCTTCGCCTGGTGGATGAAATCGGCAATTATTACGATGCGCTTGCGATTGCGGCGCAGCGCGCCGGGCTGGAAGGCGAGCCCCGGGTCAAGACCTACGACCGCCCGATAAGCTGGCGGGACATACTGCAACTGGGTTTGTTGCGGGAAGCCGCCTTTTTTATGCGGGATTTGGCTTATGAATTCATGGCGGCAAAAGGCGCCGAGTCATAG
- the argF gene encoding ornithine carbamoyltransferase: protein MALRGKNLLTIGDLSVGEVATIMDVARKIKKKQKNGEWHKYLAGKTLGMIFHKASTRTRVSFEVGFWQLGGHPIYLNEAATQMGRGEDIRDTARVLSRYVDGVMIRTFGHHIVEELAGHSSVPVINGLTDKFHPCQALADIFTLMEYKGTIKGRKMTYVGDGNNMAHSLMLGCAKTGVDFVCASPKGYWPDAGVLSAARAMAAETGCSIIVEEDPLKAAENADALYTDVWASMGMEQEQSIRQESLSDYQINKYLLQAAKPDAIVMHCLPAHRGEEITDEVMEGPQSAIFDQAENRLHVQKAIMALLMSDAVL, encoded by the coding sequence ATGGCGCTCAGAGGCAAAAACCTGCTTACGATCGGCGATCTGTCCGTAGGCGAAGTAGCTACCATAATGGATGTCGCGCGCAAAATAAAAAAGAAACAGAAAAACGGCGAATGGCACAAATATCTCGCCGGCAAAACGCTGGGCATGATTTTCCACAAGGCGTCCACCCGCACGCGCGTTTCTTTTGAAGTGGGCTTTTGGCAGTTGGGCGGGCATCCCATATATTTGAACGAAGCGGCCACCCAGATGGGCAGGGGCGAAGACATCCGCGATACGGCGCGGGTGCTGTCGCGCTATGTGGACGGCGTAATGATCAGGACCTTCGGCCACCACATCGTGGAAGAACTGGCCGGGCATTCCAGCGTGCCGGTAATCAACGGCCTTACCGACAAATTCCATCCCTGCCAGGCGCTGGCGGACATTTTCACGCTCATGGAATACAAAGGCACGATAAAAGGGCGCAAAATGACCTACGTCGGCGACGGCAACAACATGGCCCATTCACTCATGCTGGGCTGCGCCAAAACCGGCGTTGACTTCGTTTGCGCCAGCCCCAAGGGCTATTGGCCGGATGCCGGCGTTTTGAGCGCGGCGCGGGCTATGGCCGCGGAAACCGGCTGCTCGATCATAGTGGAAGAAGATCCCCTGAAGGCCGCGGAAAACGCCGACGCCCTCTACACCGACGTATGGGCGAGCATGGGCATGGAGCAGGAACAGTCGATCCGGCAGGAATCTTTAAGCGACTACCAGATAAACAAATACCTGCTGCAAGCAGCCAAGCCGGACGCGATAGTCATGCACTGCCTGCCGGCGCACCGGGGGGAGGAGATCACGGACGAAGTCATGGAAGGGCCGCAATCGGCGATCTTCGATCAGGCGGAAAACCGGCTGCATGTGCAAAAAGCGATCATGGCCCTGCTTATGAGCGATGCCGTTTTGTGA
- the argS gene encoding arginine--tRNA ligase: MNIKETLAAAIEAACGRAISDGTLPAGKLPAAQLDVPPQKSFGDFATNFAMQAAKSLRVNPRALALAVEKNIECPLLDKIEIVNPGFMNFFLKKEWLYESLARIAAQGGDYGNLPKKSGEYIQVEFVSANPTGPLHIGHGRGAAVGSALVSLLRAAGYEVASEYYINDAGNQINNLAASVNARYLELLKVPCDFPEDGYHGADIVATAERIVKADGDKYLGLSTKDRIALFRAIALKEKIAILREDLEAFRVRFDSWFSEQTLHDGGAIEKCCADLSGRGYLYEKDGAKWLRSTSFGDDKDRVVIRENGAPTYLAADIAYHENKFSRGFTRLVNLWGADHHGYIKRMKAACAALGYDGGRLEVLILQMVSLFRDGELVKMSKRTGQSVTLNELVEEVGTDAARFFFVMRSIDSQLDFDINLAIEKAPENPVYYIQYAHARICSVFRQMAETGAVLGEAADLSLLREECELELIRKLDAYAGEIESAAKDRAPHRIARFAHELTGLFHSFYQQCRILGVEENTQAARLTLARAVRDCLRHSLGLLGISAPEYM, from the coding sequence TTGAACATTAAAGAAACCCTCGCGGCGGCGATAGAGGCCGCCTGCGGGCGGGCGATAAGCGACGGGACGCTTCCCGCCGGCAAGCTGCCGGCGGCGCAGCTTGATGTGCCGCCGCAGAAGTCTTTCGGCGACTTTGCCACAAATTTCGCCATGCAGGCGGCGAAGAGTTTGCGGGTCAATCCGCGCGCCTTGGCGCTGGCGGTTGAGAAAAACATCGAATGTCCTTTGCTGGATAAGATAGAGATAGTAAATCCGGGGTTCATGAATTTCTTTTTGAAAAAGGAATGGCTGTATGAGTCGCTGGCGCGTATTGCCGCGCAGGGGGGCGATTACGGCAACCTGCCGAAAAAAAGCGGCGAATATATCCAGGTGGAATTTGTCAGCGCCAACCCTACCGGCCCTTTGCACATCGGGCACGGCCGGGGGGCGGCGGTGGGCAGCGCCTTGGTCAGCCTGCTGCGGGCGGCCGGCTATGAGGTGGCATCCGAGTATTACATAAACGACGCGGGCAACCAGATAAACAACTTGGCCGCTTCCGTGAACGCCAGATATCTGGAGCTTTTGAAGGTGCCCTGCGATTTCCCGGAGGACGGCTATCACGGCGCCGATATAGTCGCCACCGCCGAAAGGATTGTAAAGGCCGACGGCGACAAGTATCTTGGCCTGTCAACCAAAGACCGCATAGCGCTCTTTCGCGCGATAGCGCTCAAGGAAAAAATCGCCATTTTGCGGGAGGATCTGGAAGCTTTTCGCGTCCGCTTCGACAGTTGGTTCAGCGAACAAACGCTGCACGACGGCGGCGCGATAGAAAAGTGCTGCGCGGATCTATCCGGGCGCGGCTACCTGTACGAAAAAGACGGGGCGAAATGGCTCCGCTCCACCTCTTTCGGCGACGACAAAGACCGGGTGGTCATACGGGAAAACGGCGCGCCGACTTATCTGGCGGCCGACATCGCCTATCACGAGAACAAGTTTTCCCGCGGCTTTACCCGCCTCGTCAATCTCTGGGGGGCGGACCACCACGGTTATATAAAGCGCATGAAAGCCGCCTGCGCAGCGCTCGGTTATGACGGCGGCCGTTTGGAAGTGCTTATACTGCAAATGGTCAGTTTGTTCCGCGACGGGGAACTGGTCAAGATGTCCAAAAGGACGGGGCAGAGCGTAACCTTGAATGAATTGGTCGAAGAAGTCGGCACGGATGCCGCGCGCTTTTTTTTCGTCATGCGCTCCATCGACAGCCAGTTGGATTTTGATATAAATCTGGCGATTGAAAAGGCGCCCGAAAATCCAGTTTATTACATTCAGTACGCGCACGCCCGCATTTGCAGCGTATTCAGGCAAATGGCGGAAACGGGCGCGGTTTTGGGCGAGGCGGCGGATCTGTCCCTGCTGCGGGAAGAATGTGAGCTGGAACTGATAAGGAAACTGGACGCTTACGCCGGCGAGATCGAAAGCGCGGCCAAAGACCGCGCCCCGCATCGAATAGCGCGTTTCGCCCATGAACTTACGGGGCTTTTCCATTCTTTTTATCAGCAGTGCCGGATACTCGGCGTGGAGGAAAATACGCAGGCGGCGCGGCTGACGCTGGCCCGCGCGGTCAGGGACTGTTTGCGGCACTCGCTGGGGCTGTTGGGCATAAGCGCGCCGGAATATATGTAA
- a CDS encoding argininosuccinate synthase — MKKDVKKVVLAYSGGLDTSVIIPWLKENYRCQVIAMCADLGQGEELAPVYEKALRSGADKCYIEDLKNEFVEGFIWPVLKAGAVYEKKYLLGTSFARPLIAKKLVEIAEKEGADAVAHGATGKGNDQVRFELTVKALAPTLKIIAPWREWDIRSREDAIDYAEKHGIEVPVTKKRPYSMDRNLWHLSHEGADLEDPANEPPDDLYLIVNTPDKAPDKADYVAIDFTEGVPSALNGQKTSGLALVEGLNALGAKHGIGVADLVENRLVGMKSRGVYETPGGAILYYAHNELEALTLDRATMHYKQLVAIKYAELVYDGMWYAPLREALAAFVDETQKTVTGRVKLKLYKGGIQSAGTQSPYSLYHEGFVTFGRDEVYNQADAEGFINLYGLPLKVRALLKKGRGL, encoded by the coding sequence ATGAAAAAAGACGTAAAAAAAGTAGTTCTTGCCTATTCGGGGGGGCTTGACACCTCTGTCATCATCCCGTGGCTGAAAGAAAACTACCGCTGCCAGGTCATCGCCATGTGCGCGGATCTCGGCCAGGGAGAAGAACTTGCCCCCGTATACGAAAAAGCTTTGCGCTCGGGCGCGGACAAATGCTATATAGAAGACCTGAAAAACGAGTTCGTCGAGGGCTTCATCTGGCCTGTATTGAAAGCGGGCGCGGTTTATGAGAAAAAATACCTGCTGGGGACGTCCTTCGCCCGGCCGCTCATTGCCAAAAAACTGGTCGAGATCGCCGAAAAAGAAGGGGCAGACGCTGTCGCCCACGGCGCGACCGGCAAAGGCAACGACCAAGTGCGGTTTGAGCTTACGGTAAAAGCTTTGGCGCCCACGCTCAAAATCATCGCACCTTGGCGCGAATGGGACATCCGCTCGCGCGAGGACGCCATCGATTACGCGGAAAAACACGGCATAGAAGTGCCTGTTACCAAAAAACGCCCCTACAGCATGGACAGAAACCTCTGGCATTTGAGCCATGAGGGCGCGGACCTAGAAGATCCGGCCAACGAGCCGCCGGACGACCTTTATCTTATCGTCAATACGCCGGACAAAGCGCCGGACAAAGCGGACTATGTTGCCATTGATTTTACGGAAGGCGTGCCGTCGGCCCTGAACGGCCAAAAAACAAGCGGGCTGGCTTTGGTGGAAGGGCTCAACGCCCTTGGCGCCAAACATGGCATCGGCGTGGCCGACCTGGTGGAAAACCGGCTGGTCGGCATGAAATCGCGCGGAGTATATGAAACGCCGGGCGGCGCCATACTCTATTACGCCCATAACGAACTGGAGGCCCTGACGCTTGACCGGGCGACCATGCACTACAAACAACTGGTGGCGATAAAATACGCCGAGCTGGTCTACGACGGCATGTGGTACGCGCCGCTGCGCGAAGCCCTGGCGGCTTTTGTGGACGAAACGCAAAAAACCGTTACCGGCCGCGTAAAACTCAAACTGTACAAAGGCGGCATACAAAGCGCCGGTACGCAATCGCCCTATTCTTTGTACCACGAGGGATTTGTAACCTTCGGCCGCGACGAAGTATACAACCAGGCCGACGCCGAAGGGTTCATCAACCTTTACGGCCTGCCGCTCAAAGTGCGGGCTTTGCTGAAAAAGGGGCGCGGCCTATGA
- a CDS encoding CTP synthase — protein sequence MAKYIFVTGGVVSSLGKGITAAALGRLLKSRGLKVTIQKFDPYINVDPGTMSPYQHGEVFVTDDGGETDLDLGHYERFIDVNLSKNSSVTTGKIYQSVINKERKGEYLGSTVQVIPHITNEIKERIYRVGREDNADIVITEIGGTVGDIESQPFLEAIRQIKKDLPKNDVLYIHVTLLPYIEAAGELKTKPTQHSVKELRGIGITPDIIVCRTKHRISDDMRDKLALFCDIDAEAVIHNYTAASIYQVPLMLEQQGMDRIVMEKLALPERPKDLSDWRAMVDKILNQRQERAATIAIVGKYVNLRDAYLSVSEALKHAGIHNGAAVNIRWINAEEIENAGANLSEALSGANGVLVPGGFGERGIEGKINAIRYARENKLPFFGLCLGMQCAVVEFARNVCGLADAHSTEFAAASAHPVIDIMPEQVAVYEKGGTMRLGVYPCKVLADTLSFAAYNDEIIYERHRHRYEFNNAFRDLLLAHGLVMGGVSPNGRLVEIVELARDAHPWFVGTQFHPEFKSRPTNTHPLFRDFVAAALRHNESGG from the coding sequence ATGGCAAAGTATATTTTCGTTACCGGCGGCGTGGTTTCGTCCCTCGGCAAAGGCATTACGGCGGCGGCGCTGGGCAGGCTGCTGAAAAGCCGCGGCCTCAAAGTAACCATACAGAAATTTGACCCTTATATAAACGTAGATCCCGGCACAATGAGCCCCTACCAGCATGGGGAGGTTTTCGTCACGGACGACGGCGGCGAAACCGATCTTGACCTCGGGCACTACGAACGGTTCATTGACGTCAATCTGAGCAAAAATTCCAGCGTTACCACCGGCAAGATATACCAGTCGGTTATCAACAAAGAGCGCAAGGGCGAATACCTCGGCAGCACGGTGCAGGTGATACCGCACATCACCAACGAGATCAAGGAGCGCATCTACCGGGTCGGGCGCGAGGACAACGCCGATATTGTCATCACCGAGATCGGCGGCACGGTCGGCGACATAGAAAGCCAGCCGTTTCTTGAGGCTATCCGGCAGATTAAAAAGGATCTGCCCAAAAATGACGTTTTATACATACATGTTACCCTGCTGCCTTATATCGAGGCGGCGGGCGAACTTAAAACCAAGCCCACCCAGCACAGCGTCAAGGAGCTGCGCGGCATCGGCATCACTCCCGATATCATCGTTTGCCGTACCAAGCATCGCATATCGGACGATATGCGCGACAAATTGGCGCTGTTTTGTGACATTGACGCCGAAGCGGTCATCCACAACTATACGGCCGCCAGCATTTACCAAGTGCCGCTCATGCTTGAACAGCAAGGCATGGACCGCATAGTGATGGAAAAGCTGGCTTTGCCGGAACGCCCCAAGGATTTGAGCGACTGGCGCGCAATGGTGGACAAGATATTGAACCAGCGGCAGGAGCGCGCCGCGACAATCGCCATCGTCGGCAAATACGTCAACTTGCGCGACGCCTACTTGAGCGTGTCGGAGGCGCTCAAGCACGCCGGCATACATAACGGCGCGGCCGTAAACATACGATGGATAAACGCCGAGGAAATAGAAAACGCCGGCGCCAACCTTTCCGAAGCGTTGAGCGGCGCCAACGGCGTGCTGGTTCCGGGCGGCTTCGGCGAGCGCGGCATTGAGGGGAAAATAAACGCCATAAGATATGCGCGGGAAAACAAGCTGCCGTTTTTTGGCCTGTGCCTCGGCATGCAGTGCGCGGTTGTGGAATTTGCCCGTAACGTCTGCGGACTTGCCGACGCCCATAGCACGGAGTTTGCGGCGGCAAGCGCCCATCCGGTCATAGACATTATGCCGGAACAGGTCGCCGTTTATGAAAAAGGCGGCACCATGCGCTTAGGCGTCTATCCCTGCAAGGTTCTCGCCGACACGCTTTCCTTCGCCGCCTATAACGATGAAATAATCTACGAGCGGCACCGGCATAGGTATGAATTCAACAACGCGTTCCGCGACCTTCTGCTGGCGCACGGGCTGGTCATGGGCGGCGTTTCGCCCAACGGCCGTTTGGTGGAGATTGTCGAGCTGGCGCGGGACGCGCATCCTTGGTTTGTGGGGACGCAATTTCATCCCGAGTTCAAATCGCGCCCAACGAACACGCATCCGCTTTTCCGCGATTTTGTCGCGGCCGCGCTGCGCCATAACGAAAGCGGGGGATGA
- a CDS encoding aminotransferase class III-fold pyridoxal phosphate-dependent enzyme has translation VLLEPIQGEGGVNMPPAGYLAAARELCDKHGALLLFDEIQTGIGRTGKWFAFEHTGIRPDVMSIGKGLGGGFPIGAFLASERVARAFSAGDHGSTFGGSALACAAANAVLDIMERDGLVGNAAKMGRYLKEKLAALQEKHPQQIKDVRGQGLLVGAQLHGEGKPVVEACLSKGLILNCTAGKVLRFVPPLTVNEQEIDFAVTVLDEVLSSGNQEKE, from the coding sequence CGTCCTGCTGGAGCCGATTCAAGGCGAAGGCGGCGTAAACATGCCGCCGGCAGGTTATCTGGCGGCGGCAAGGGAACTTTGCGACAAACACGGGGCGCTTTTGCTTTTTGACGAAATTCAGACGGGCATAGGCCGCACCGGCAAATGGTTCGCTTTTGAGCATACGGGGATAAGGCCCGATGTCATGAGCATCGGCAAAGGTTTGGGCGGCGGGTTCCCCATCGGCGCTTTCCTGGCCTCCGAGCGGGTGGCGCGCGCCTTCTCCGCCGGCGACCACGGCTCCACCTTCGGCGGCAGCGCGCTGGCCTGCGCGGCCGCCAATGCCGTACTGGACATAATGGAGCGGGATGGACTGGTAGGCAACGCGGCAAAAATGGGCCGTTACCTCAAAGAAAAGCTGGCCGCGCTGCAAGAAAAACATCCGCAGCAGATCAAAGACGTACGCGGGCAGGGGCTGCTGGTAGGGGCGCAGCTTCATGGCGAGGGCAAACCCGTCGTCGAAGCCTGCCTGTCGAAAGGACTCATTTTAAACTGTACCGCCGGCAAAGTGCTGCGGTTTGTCCCGCCGCTTACCGTGAACGAACAGGAAATAGATTTCGCCGTTACGGTCCTCGATGAAGTCCTCTCGTCCGGCAACCAGGAAAAGGAATAA
- the argH gene encoding argininosuccinate lyase has product MTKLWGGRFAKETDKLMEEFNASIAFDRRLYREDIRGSAAHANMLARCGIITDGEAKSIAGGLETIKAEIERGDFVFSVKLEDIHMNIEQRLTELIGEAGARLHTARSRNDQVALDLHMYVKREIVEIARLILDAQKVLLALAAKHTETIMPGYTHLQRAQPVTFAHHLLAYLNMLARDMRRLQGVWEGADIMPLGAGALAGTTLPIDRQSVAEELNFAAVYGNSMDAVSDRDYILEFLAFASILMSHLSRLGEEIVLWSSAEFSYIELDDAYSTGSSMMPQKKNPDAAELARGKSGRVYGHLLALLTVLKGLPLTYNKDLQEDKEGLFDAADTVKLTLAVFQGMLKTMKVNKKAMRDAVCRDFSNATDLADYLVKKGLPFRRAHEIVGKCVACALQKGKSLQDIDLKTYQTFSPLFAGDLFDFIRPETCVRNRASYGGPSPARVREQIAAAQKRLYAQKKLIAKLGAKI; this is encoded by the coding sequence ATGACCAAACTCTGGGGCGGCCGTTTTGCTAAAGAGACCGACAAACTCATGGAAGAATTTAACGCCTCCATCGCCTTTGACCGGCGGCTGTACCGCGAGGACATACGCGGCAGCGCGGCTCACGCCAACATGCTGGCGCGCTGCGGGATAATCACGGACGGCGAGGCCAAAAGCATCGCCGGGGGCCTTGAAACCATAAAAGCCGAAATTGAGCGGGGCGATTTTGTCTTTTCCGTCAAACTGGAAGACATACACATGAACATCGAGCAGCGCCTGACGGAACTGATCGGGGAAGCCGGCGCGCGGCTGCATACCGCGCGCAGCCGCAACGACCAAGTGGCGCTCGATCTGCACATGTATGTCAAGCGGGAAATCGTGGAAATCGCCCGGCTTATCTTGGACGCGCAAAAGGTCTTGCTCGCGCTCGCCGCCAAACACACCGAAACCATCATGCCCGGTTACACCCATCTGCAAAGGGCGCAGCCCGTTACCTTCGCCCATCACCTGCTGGCCTACCTGAACATGCTCGCCCGGGACATGCGCCGACTGCAAGGCGTATGGGAGGGCGCGGACATTATGCCTTTGGGGGCCGGCGCCCTGGCCGGCACCACTTTGCCGATCGACCGGCAATCCGTCGCGGAGGAACTTAATTTTGCCGCCGTTTACGGCAACAGCATGGACGCGGTCAGCGACCGCGACTACATATTGGAATTTCTGGCTTTCGCGTCCATTCTGATGTCGCATCTGAGCCGCTTGGGCGAAGAGATAGTCCTTTGGTCGAGCGCGGAATTTTCCTATATCGAACTTGACGACGCCTACAGCACTGGCTCTTCCATGATGCCGCAAAAGAAAAACCCCGATGCCGCGGAACTGGCGCGCGGCAAATCCGGGCGGGTGTACGGGCATCTGCTGGCTCTTTTGACTGTGCTGAAAGGGCTGCCCCTGACCTACAACAAAGACCTGCAGGAAGACAAAGAAGGGCTTTTTGACGCGGCCGACACCGTCAAGCTGACCCTCGCCGTTTTTCAGGGGATGCTCAAAACAATGAAAGTAAACAAGAAAGCGATGCGGGACGCTGTCTGCCGGGATTTTTCCAACGCGACCGATCTGGCGGATTACCTCGTGAAAAAGGGCCTGCCCTTTCGCCGGGCGCATGAAATAGTGGGCAAATGCGTAGCCTGCGCCTTGCAAAAAGGCAAGTCCCTGCAAGACATTGACCTGAAAACCTACCAAACTTTTTCCCCGCTGTTCGCCGGCGACCTCTTCGACTTTATCCGCCCGGAAACCTGCGTGCGAAACCGCGCCTCTTATGGCGGCCCCTCGCCCGCCCGGGTGCGGGAACAAATAGCCGCCGCCCAAAAGCGCCTGTACGCGCAAAAAAAACTCATCGCCAAACTTGGCGCGAAAATATAG